A genomic region of Synechococcus sp. NOUM97013 contains the following coding sequences:
- a CDS encoding response regulator transcription factor, with amino-acid sequence MTTSQPDQPPVRLLLVDDEPGLRSAVQAYLEDEGFDVTTAVDGEDGYTKAQQMLPDVVISDVMMPRLDGYGLLNKLRADERLGGTPVIFLTAKGMTADRTQGYLAGVDDYIPKPFDPDELVARVSNVAQRQQRLLQEAARFADADMGQMAKQITEIRSLLAQAEALPSTEPVQHNFTPREASVLQLVAEGLMNKEIARQLETSIRNVEKYVSRLFIKTGTSSRTELVRYALQHRLVE; translated from the coding sequence ATGACCACATCCCAGCCTGATCAGCCTCCGGTGCGTCTGTTGCTCGTGGACGATGAACCGGGTCTGCGTTCTGCCGTGCAGGCCTACCTCGAAGACGAGGGCTTTGATGTCACGACCGCCGTTGATGGCGAGGACGGATACACCAAAGCCCAGCAAATGCTGCCGGATGTGGTCATCAGCGATGTGATGATGCCGCGCCTGGATGGCTACGGACTGCTCAACAAACTGAGGGCCGATGAACGTCTTGGCGGCACCCCGGTGATCTTTCTGACGGCCAAGGGCATGACCGCGGACCGCACTCAGGGCTATCTCGCCGGCGTGGATGACTACATCCCCAAGCCCTTCGACCCGGATGAGTTGGTGGCTCGCGTCAGCAACGTGGCTCAACGGCAGCAACGCTTGCTTCAGGAGGCTGCGCGTTTTGCTGATGCCGACATGGGTCAGATGGCCAAACAGATCACTGAGATTCGATCGTTGCTGGCCCAGGCGGAAGCGCTGCCTTCCACGGAACCTGTGCAGCACAATTTCACGCCCAGAGAAGCGAGTGTTCTCCAATTGGTGGCTGAAGGTTTAATGAATAAGGAGATCGCGCGTCAGTTGGAAACATCGATTCGCAACGTGGAGAAATACGTGAGTCGGCTCTTCATCAAGACCGGAACCTCCAGTCGTACGGAACTGGTGCGCTACGCGTTGCAGCATCGGCTGGTGGAGTGA
- the menA gene encoding 2-carboxy-1,4-naphthoquinone phytyltransferase, protein MQDRQAVATLHSPRAERRHLWKAAIKWPMYSVAVMPLLLAVGWRVGVGLPVRWGQALGFLLAAVLLLLWENLSNDLFDADTGIDTTAKPHSVVALLGRRRPVRRLSTLVLLAGLLMMLLMALQSSISVLALVLVSCGIGYLYQGPPFRLGYLGLGEPLCWLAFGPFATAAALLVVAPAAETTAWAAVPWDVALLLGSGPALATSLVLFCSHFHQVEEDAAHGKQSPVVRLGTARASALVPWFVAGTLALEWTPVLHGDWPPTALLGALGLPAAAALIRLLRSHHAEPERIQGSKFLALRFQGLNGLGLSLGLAMGPWFGSSIAGSP, encoded by the coding sequence ATGCAAGATCGCCAGGCTGTTGCAACCCTTCACTCCCCGCGCGCTGAGCGGCGGCATCTTTGGAAAGCCGCAATCAAATGGCCGATGTACTCCGTTGCGGTCATGCCGCTGCTTCTCGCGGTTGGCTGGCGCGTTGGAGTGGGGCTGCCGGTGCGCTGGGGCCAGGCGCTTGGATTTCTGCTGGCAGCGGTGCTGTTGTTGCTCTGGGAGAACCTCAGCAACGACCTGTTTGATGCCGATACCGGGATCGATACCACCGCCAAGCCCCATTCGGTGGTGGCCCTGCTCGGTCGTCGCCGTCCGGTCCGTCGTCTGTCGACCCTGGTGCTCCTGGCTGGCCTGCTGATGATGCTGCTGATGGCTCTTCAGAGCAGCATTTCGGTGCTGGCGCTGGTGCTGGTGAGCTGCGGCATCGGCTACCTCTACCAAGGACCACCATTCCGCCTCGGCTATCTGGGTCTGGGTGAACCGCTCTGCTGGCTGGCCTTTGGCCCTTTTGCCACAGCAGCTGCGCTGTTGGTGGTGGCTCCCGCAGCAGAGACCACTGCATGGGCGGCGGTGCCATGGGATGTGGCCTTACTGCTGGGATCGGGTCCCGCTCTGGCCACCTCGCTGGTGCTGTTCTGCTCGCATTTCCATCAGGTTGAGGAGGATGCGGCCCACGGCAAGCAGTCCCCTGTGGTGCGTCTGGGCACCGCACGGGCGTCGGCGCTGGTGCCTTGGTTCGTTGCGGGAACCCTGGCGTTGGAGTGGACTCCCGTGCTCCATGGCGATTGGCCTCCGACTGCGTTGCTTGGAGCTTTGGGACTACCCGCGGCTGCAGCACTGATTCGTTTGCTGCGCAGCCATCACGCTGAGCCGGAACGCATCCAGGGCAGCAAGTTTCTCGCCTTGCGTTTTCAGGGCCTCAATGGACTTGGCTTGAGCCTCGGTTTGGCGATGGGGCCCTGGTTCGGTTCCTCGATCGCTGGGAGCCCCTGA
- a CDS encoding AMP-binding protein: MHDWVTLSCDLAAPERTATALLELLQCRGWVRLVGPQEGALQGEEQLPTLQQPSALWPEGPGLVLSTGGSSGGRSLCLHPLANLERSAEVCGRWLQRLGLDPETCLVWNPLPFQHVSGLMPWWRARQWGARHGWLAPELMKQPSVLQVHCRQHPDWRKRPMLLSLVPTQLRRLLAHPEGCSWLQAMDVIWVGGAALPMDLAALSRQAGLRLAPCYGATETAAMVTVQTPQAFLAGHRSCGQPLEGVRLRLDPDGALAVHCDRLAVARLDPTGGLQALVDEQGWWRTGDLATLGDAQVAPDLQVVGRRDGALQSGGVTVFPEQLEDRLLSLADRAGLPLSAVLMLGLPDPEWGAQLVALVRWSTPDRVPAGMDALRALVSGWPAAERPRRWVPCADLAPSRAGKWDRRRWQTWLLSQQSAQQQEQDVDVV; this comes from the coding sequence ATGCACGACTGGGTGACCTTGTCTTGCGATCTTGCAGCTCCGGAGCGCACGGCCACGGCGTTGCTGGAGCTGCTGCAGTGCCGGGGCTGGGTGCGGTTGGTGGGGCCTCAAGAGGGGGCGCTTCAAGGGGAGGAGCAACTGCCCACGCTTCAGCAGCCGTCGGCGCTGTGGCCTGAGGGACCCGGTCTGGTGCTGTCGACCGGTGGCAGCAGCGGTGGCCGCTCGCTCTGTCTGCATCCGCTCGCCAATCTCGAACGCTCAGCTGAAGTGTGTGGCCGATGGCTGCAACGGCTGGGGCTGGATCCCGAGACCTGTTTGGTCTGGAATCCCCTGCCCTTTCAGCATGTGAGTGGACTGATGCCCTGGTGGCGCGCGCGTCAGTGGGGAGCACGCCATGGCTGGCTGGCGCCTGAGCTGATGAAGCAGCCGTCTGTTCTGCAGGTGCATTGCCGCCAGCACCCTGACTGGCGGAAGCGTCCGATGCTTCTGTCGCTGGTGCCCACACAATTGCGGCGCTTGCTGGCTCACCCCGAGGGCTGCAGCTGGCTTCAGGCCATGGACGTCATCTGGGTTGGGGGAGCCGCTTTGCCGATGGATCTCGCGGCGCTCTCCCGCCAGGCGGGTTTGCGCTTGGCCCCCTGTTACGGCGCCACAGAAACTGCGGCGATGGTGACGGTTCAGACCCCGCAGGCTTTCCTCGCCGGCCATCGCAGCTGCGGCCAGCCTCTCGAGGGTGTGCGACTGCGGCTGGATCCCGATGGAGCACTGGCCGTGCACTGTGACCGCCTGGCTGTGGCCAGGCTTGATCCGACCGGTGGTCTCCAGGCGCTGGTGGATGAGCAGGGATGGTGGCGCACCGGTGATCTGGCGACACTTGGCGACGCTCAGGTCGCCCCTGATCTGCAGGTTGTGGGTCGCCGCGATGGTGCGTTGCAGTCCGGTGGCGTCACGGTCTTCCCTGAGCAACTGGAGGATCGTCTGCTGTCGCTGGCGGATCGGGCTGGATTGCCCCTCTCAGCGGTGCTGATGCTCGGGCTGCCCGATCCCGAGTGGGGGGCGCAATTGGTGGCCCTGGTGCGCTGGTCGACCCCTGATCGAGTGCCTGCGGGGATGGATGCGTTGAGGGCGTTGGTGTCTGGCTGGCCTGCGGCCGAACGACCACGGCGCTGGGTGCCCTGTGCGGATCTGGCGCCTTCGCGGGCAGGGAAGTGGGATCGCCGGCGTTGGCAGACCTGGCTGCTCTCGCAACAATCAGCTCAGCAACAGGAACAGGATGTCGACGTTGTCTGA
- a CDS encoding thioesterase family protein, with amino-acid sequence MTSPTWLQLHRVVRFGDTDAAGVMHFHQLLRWCHEAWEESLEAQGIAAEAVFPGCRDQERWPDVALPVVHCHADFLRPVHGGDQLSVHLSPQRLDPSSFEVQHRFLLGDQDVARGCIRHVAISTATRRRCTLPDTIERWLEAAQIGRISEL; translated from the coding sequence ATGACGTCACCCACCTGGTTGCAACTGCACCGTGTGGTGCGCTTCGGCGACACCGACGCGGCCGGCGTGATGCATTTCCATCAACTGCTGCGCTGGTGCCACGAAGCCTGGGAAGAAAGCCTGGAGGCCCAGGGCATTGCCGCCGAAGCGGTGTTCCCCGGCTGCCGCGACCAGGAACGCTGGCCTGACGTGGCGTTGCCGGTGGTGCACTGCCATGCGGACTTTCTCAGACCCGTGCATGGCGGTGATCAACTGAGCGTGCACCTGAGCCCACAACGGCTGGATCCCAGCAGCTTTGAGGTGCAGCACCGATTTCTGCTGGGGGATCAAGATGTGGCCCGGGGATGCATCCGCCACGTCGCCATCAGCACCGCGACACGACGGCGCTGCACCCTGCCCGACACGATTGAACGCTGGCTGGAAGCCGCCCAGATCGGACGGATCAGCGAACTTTGA
- a CDS encoding cysteine desulfurase family protein, giving the protein MLPTPAEGSLNNGVINLDHQATTPCHPAVIEAMEPWWREQWGNASSRQHRLGLTAAAAVSSARNTLADSLGVESDEVIFTSGATEANNLALLGHARFRARTAGGPGHLISVASEHHAVLDPLQQLRQEGFELTLLTPRPDGLIETTQLEQAIQPNTQLVSVMVANNEIGVIQPVQELSTICRNHGITMHTDAAQAYGHLPVNMQHLGCSLLSVSAHKFNGPKGIGALVARKGTGLDPLFWGGGQEQGLRPGTLPVPLIVGLAAAATLAKADQAARLTRLGALRDQLWHDLKQRNPGLLLNGTLHPRLAHNLNITVPGISGSRLQRALKSQLACSSGSACSSGAPSHVLRAIGRSRTEAEASLRLSLGRDTTAIDIERAVAVLTETIQAGATGRP; this is encoded by the coding sequence ATGCTGCCAACCCCTGCCGAAGGATCGCTCAACAACGGTGTGATCAACCTCGACCATCAGGCCACCACCCCCTGCCATCCTGCCGTGATCGAGGCGATGGAACCCTGGTGGCGAGAGCAATGGGGCAATGCCTCAAGCCGTCAACACCGCCTGGGGCTTACTGCAGCCGCAGCCGTGAGCTCCGCCAGGAACACCCTGGCCGACAGCCTCGGAGTCGAAAGCGACGAGGTGATCTTCACCAGTGGCGCCACCGAAGCCAACAACCTGGCCCTGCTCGGCCACGCGCGGTTTCGCGCCCGGACCGCTGGAGGCCCTGGGCACTTGATCAGCGTGGCCAGCGAGCATCATGCGGTGCTCGATCCCCTGCAGCAACTCAGACAGGAAGGCTTCGAACTGACGCTGCTCACGCCCAGGCCCGATGGCCTAATTGAGACGACACAACTGGAACAGGCCATCCAGCCGAATACGCAACTGGTGAGCGTGATGGTGGCCAACAACGAAATCGGTGTGATCCAACCGGTACAAGAGCTGAGCACGATCTGCCGCAACCATGGGATCACGATGCACACGGATGCGGCGCAGGCCTACGGGCATCTACCGGTGAACATGCAACACCTGGGCTGCTCGCTGCTCAGTGTTAGCGCCCACAAATTCAACGGTCCCAAGGGAATCGGGGCTCTCGTGGCACGGAAAGGGACCGGTCTTGACCCCCTGTTCTGGGGCGGAGGTCAGGAGCAAGGGCTACGTCCGGGAACCCTGCCTGTGCCATTAATCGTGGGACTGGCTGCCGCCGCGACCCTGGCGAAGGCGGATCAGGCGGCCAGGCTGACACGGCTCGGCGCCCTGAGGGATCAGCTCTGGCATGACCTGAAGCAGCGCAACCCTGGTCTCCTGCTCAACGGCACGCTGCACCCACGCCTCGCCCACAACCTCAACATCACCGTGCCGGGAATCTCTGGAAGCCGCCTGCAGCGGGCGCTGAAATCCCAATTGGCCTGCAGCAGTGGCTCAGCCTGCAGCAGTGGGGCTCCCTCCCATGTTCTGCGTGCGATCGGGCGCAGTCGCACCGAAGCAGAAGCCTCGCTGCGACTGAGCCTCGGCCGCGACACCACAGCAATCGACATCGAGCGTGCCGTTGCAGTACTCACAGAAACGATTCAGGCAGGTGCGACGGGCCGGCCTTGA
- the rsmH gene encoding 16S rRNA (cytosine(1402)-N(4))-methyltransferase RsmH, which produces MPDQPFSSDQTFTHVPVLAEPLLQTLAQDPSDHWQSGLFVDATLGGGGHSQLLLDRYPALHLVGLDQDATARVAAAQRLEPHADRVTIVATNFADYTPAAPVALLLADLGVSSPQLDVAERGFSFRLDGPLDMRMNPGGGAETAAELIARLEESDLADLIFRYGEERLSRRIARRIKADLKERGAYDGTAALAYAVAGCYPPKARRGRIHPATRTFQALRIAVNDELGVLDQLLEKAPGWLQPGGVMAIISFHSLEDRRVKTAFLTDERLQRITRKPLVASEAEQELNARSRSAKLRLARRRLPD; this is translated from the coding sequence ATGCCCGATCAGCCTTTCAGCTCCGATCAGACCTTCACCCATGTGCCAGTTCTGGCGGAACCGCTTCTGCAAACGCTGGCTCAGGACCCCAGTGATCACTGGCAGAGCGGTCTGTTTGTGGATGCCACGCTCGGCGGTGGTGGGCACAGCCAATTGCTGTTGGATCGTTATCCAGCGCTGCATCTGGTGGGCCTCGATCAGGACGCCACGGCCAGAGTCGCAGCGGCCCAGCGTCTGGAGCCCCATGCCGATCGGGTCACAATCGTGGCCACCAATTTCGCGGATTACACCCCTGCCGCACCGGTCGCACTGCTGCTGGCGGATCTCGGGGTCAGCAGTCCGCAGCTGGATGTGGCGGAACGGGGATTCAGCTTCCGCCTGGATGGCCCCCTCGACATGCGCATGAACCCTGGAGGGGGTGCTGAAACGGCCGCTGAGTTGATTGCGCGCTTGGAGGAGTCTGACCTGGCCGATCTGATCTTTCGCTACGGCGAAGAGCGACTGTCCAGGCGGATTGCCCGTCGCATCAAGGCGGATCTGAAGGAACGTGGCGCCTACGACGGCACAGCCGCCTTGGCCTATGCCGTCGCGGGTTGCTATCCCCCCAAGGCGCGCCGCGGGCGCATTCATCCAGCGACCCGGACGTTCCAGGCCCTGCGCATCGCCGTCAATGATGAGCTCGGGGTGCTCGATCAGCTGCTAGAGAAAGCCCCCGGCTGGCTTCAGCCAGGAGGGGTGATGGCGATCATCAGCTTTCATTCCCTGGAAGACAGACGGGTCAAGACGGCTTTCCTCACCGATGAACGCCTGCAGCGCATCACCCGCAAGCCTCTGGTGGCCAGCGAGGCTGAACAGGAGCTGAATGCCCGCAGTCGCAGTGCAAAACTGCGACTGGCCAGGCGTCGACTGCCTGACTGA
- a CDS encoding TM2 domain-containing protein has protein sequence MSTLSDTEVSNKKLAAGLLAIFFGALGVHKFVLGYNQAGIVMLLVGVAGGVITCGLAAGVMSLIGLIEGVIYLTKTPDEFRETYLDHQQEWF, from the coding sequence ATGTCGACGTTGTCTGATACGGAAGTCAGCAACAAAAAGCTTGCTGCAGGACTGCTGGCCATCTTTTTCGGTGCACTGGGGGTGCACAAGTTTGTGTTGGGGTACAACCAGGCCGGCATCGTTATGTTGCTGGTGGGAGTGGCCGGCGGTGTCATCACCTGCGGACTTGCTGCTGGTGTGATGTCTCTGATCGGATTGATTGAGGGGGTCATTTACCTCACCAAAACTCCCGACGAATTCCGGGAGACTTATCTCGATCATCAGCAGGAATGGTTCTGA
- the menC gene encoding o-succinylbenzoate synthase, which yields MGLSLALRPYGFLLSRPLTTATGSWQQRDGWLLRIVCSQTGRVGWGEVAPLQPQARKACEQALADWQKTAELGVNRDQLELVLPQLPPAVAFAVGAALAELDADLGPWHPAPPAAHLLPAGSSMLPELERLLASPVAAPGITVKWKVAAADPELEWLLLHQLLERLPATARLRLDANAGWNRAEADRWVEVLAADPRLQWLEQPLAVDDLDGLNRLAKRLPVALDESLQAHPAWREQWQGWQVRRPLLEGDPRALLRQLQQGRPRLMLSTAFETGIGFRWLALLSRLQWQGPTPAAPGLAPGWCPEGPLFSAEPDQVWAAAGGAC from the coding sequence ATGGGGCTCTCTCTGGCGCTTCGTCCCTATGGCTTCCTGCTGTCCCGTCCACTGACGACTGCCACTGGCTCCTGGCAACAGCGAGACGGCTGGTTGCTGCGCATCGTCTGCTCGCAGACAGGACGTGTGGGCTGGGGTGAGGTGGCTCCCTTGCAGCCACAGGCGCGCAAGGCCTGTGAGCAGGCCCTGGCTGACTGGCAGAAGACGGCCGAGCTTGGGGTCAACCGCGACCAATTGGAGCTTGTGCTGCCGCAGCTGCCGCCAGCCGTCGCTTTTGCGGTTGGCGCTGCCCTGGCTGAACTGGACGCTGATCTGGGTCCATGGCATCCGGCTCCCCCTGCAGCGCATCTGCTGCCGGCTGGATCGTCGATGCTGCCGGAGCTTGAACGCCTGTTGGCGTCACCGGTGGCTGCGCCGGGGATCACCGTCAAATGGAAAGTGGCGGCGGCGGATCCAGAGCTCGAATGGTTGCTGCTCCACCAGTTGCTGGAACGCCTCCCTGCGACGGCGCGGCTGCGCCTGGATGCCAATGCCGGCTGGAACCGTGCGGAGGCGGACCGCTGGGTGGAGGTGCTGGCCGCTGATCCGCGTTTGCAATGGTTGGAGCAGCCCCTCGCGGTGGATGATCTGGATGGTCTGAATCGGCTGGCTAAACGCCTTCCCGTGGCCCTGGATGAGTCCCTGCAGGCGCACCCTGCTTGGCGTGAGCAGTGGCAGGGATGGCAAGTGCGACGCCCCCTTTTGGAAGGCGATCCCAGAGCCTTGTTGCGGCAGTTGCAGCAGGGCCGGCCTCGGCTGATGCTGAGCACCGCCTTTGAGACGGGCATCGGGTTCCGCTGGTTGGCCCTGTTGTCGCGACTGCAATGGCAGGGTCCAACACCTGCAGCGCCTGGTCTGGCGCCCGGTTGGTGTCCTGAAGGTCCCCTGTTCAGTGCGGAGCCTGATCAGGTCTGGGCGGCCGCTGGAGGAGCGTGTTGA
- a CDS encoding DUF6790 family protein, producing MAGLVRFLLQDTGVWTLVLALLLGALQTRRQGSVSRWSEASLLWIAFWVMGVAGLYGFIAHLLFAPFIAEQIGWPNSPFQFEVAYANLTVSILGFSSFWYRKRDYLLAAMVAFSSWYFADGVGHVVSLVVDNNQAPSNAGSVLYTDLLTPVVVVLLLWFSRHERRRLT from the coding sequence ATGGCAGGGCTTGTGCGCTTTTTGCTTCAAGACACAGGGGTGTGGACGTTGGTGCTGGCCCTGTTGTTGGGTGCCCTGCAGACCCGAAGGCAGGGAAGCGTCAGCCGTTGGTCGGAAGCGTCATTGCTCTGGATCGCCTTCTGGGTGATGGGGGTTGCGGGTCTTTACGGCTTCATCGCGCATCTGCTGTTCGCTCCGTTCATCGCCGAGCAGATCGGTTGGCCCAACAGTCCTTTCCAGTTCGAGGTGGCCTACGCCAATCTCACTGTGAGCATTCTTGGTTTCAGCAGCTTTTGGTATCGGAAACGCGACTATCTGCTGGCGGCGATGGTCGCTTTTAGCAGCTGGTACTTCGCCGACGGCGTTGGTCATGTGGTGTCGCTTGTGGTCGACAACAATCAGGCACCCTCCAATGCGGGGAGCGTGCTTTACACCGATCTGCTGACGCCAGTGGTGGTGGTGCTGCTGTTGTGGTTCAGCCGGCATGAACGCCGGCGGCTGACCTGA
- a CDS encoding RNA pseudouridine synthase has product MTPPTQDASAEGWRPAALNQGWTYSDRTGQREQGQMVSALLADRHRHSSIEDWKQRIQRGELRLNGALLACDQPLPAAAELHWSRPPWVEPAIPDSWHVIHDDGDVLVIHKPSGLPVMPGGGFLEHTLERLLVQRCLDACEEQVPKPVHRLGRFTSGLQVCARRGETRARLSRAFRPDGGSCKLYQAWAHRVNDLDPGVTLRVDTDVIERPHPLLGWVWGPEPPAAVTVRRRLQAHSEVSLLERTSEGDRLQVAITTGRPHQIRIHLAQLGSPLLGDPLYLQNQQINEQATPGDGGYRLHAWRLSLDGLSLCCEPGASFG; this is encoded by the coding sequence GTGACGCCTCCCACGCAGGACGCATCCGCCGAGGGATGGCGTCCAGCGGCGCTCAATCAGGGCTGGACCTACAGCGACCGAACCGGTCAGCGCGAGCAAGGACAGATGGTGTCTGCACTCCTGGCGGACCGCCATCGTCATTCGTCGATTGAGGACTGGAAACAGAGGATTCAACGTGGCGAACTTCGCCTCAATGGCGCGCTTCTGGCCTGTGATCAGCCACTGCCCGCTGCGGCGGAGTTGCACTGGTCACGCCCCCCATGGGTGGAGCCGGCCATCCCCGACTCCTGGCACGTGATTCACGATGACGGCGACGTGCTGGTGATCCATAAGCCCTCCGGTCTGCCGGTGATGCCAGGGGGTGGCTTCCTGGAACACACTTTGGAGCGGTTGCTGGTTCAGCGCTGCCTTGATGCCTGTGAGGAGCAGGTGCCCAAACCTGTCCATCGGCTGGGACGCTTCACCTCCGGTCTTCAGGTGTGCGCGCGTCGTGGCGAAACCCGCGCCAGGCTGTCGCGCGCGTTCCGGCCGGATGGTGGTAGCTGCAAGCTCTATCAGGCCTGGGCGCACCGAGTGAACGACTTGGACCCCGGTGTGACGTTGCGGGTGGACACCGATGTGATCGAAAGGCCCCACCCGCTGCTCGGCTGGGTGTGGGGGCCGGAGCCTCCAGCCGCCGTGACCGTTCGCCGGCGTCTGCAAGCCCACAGCGAAGTCAGCCTTCTAGAGCGAACGTCAGAGGGTGATCGCCTGCAGGTCGCCATCACCACAGGACGTCCACATCAGATTCGAATCCACCTTGCGCAGTTGGGATCTCCCCTGCTCGGCGATCCCCTTTATCTGCAGAACCAACAGATCAACGAACAGGCCACGCCAGGAGACGGCGGATACCGGCTCCATGCCTGGCGCTTGTCTCTGGATGGCCTGTCCTTGTGCTGCGAACCAGGCGCGTCCTTTGGATGA
- a CDS encoding NAD(P)H-quinone oxidoreductase subunit H translates to MTQLETRTEPMVVNFGPHHPSMHGVLRLVVTLDGEDVVDCEPVIGYLHRGMEKIAENRTNVMFVPYVSRMDYAAGMFYEAIVVNAPEKLADIPVPKRASYIRVLMLELNRIANHLLWLGPFLADVGAQTPFFYIFREREMIYDLWEAATGQRLINNNYFRIGGVAADLPWGWLEKCRDFCDWFGPKIDEYEKLITNNPIFRRRIEGLGVIGKEDAINWSLSGPMLRASGVPWDLRKVDHYECYDDFDWDVAWEKEGDCFARYRVRIEEMRQSLKILRQACDMIPGGPTENLEAKRMAEGKDSEFAGFDYQYVAKKVAPTFKIPNGELYTRLESGKGEIGVFLQGNNDVTPWRFKIRAADSNNLQILPHILKGHKVADIMAILGSIDVIMGSVDR, encoded by the coding sequence ATGACGCAGCTGGAAACGCGCACGGAGCCGATGGTGGTCAACTTCGGCCCGCATCACCCGTCCATGCACGGGGTGCTGAGGCTGGTGGTGACGCTCGACGGCGAAGACGTGGTGGATTGTGAGCCAGTGATCGGCTATCTCCACCGCGGCATGGAGAAGATTGCGGAGAACCGCACGAACGTGATGTTCGTGCCCTATGTGAGCCGCATGGACTACGCGGCAGGCATGTTCTACGAAGCGATCGTGGTGAACGCTCCGGAAAAGCTGGCCGACATTCCCGTCCCCAAGCGCGCCAGTTACATCCGGGTGTTGATGCTGGAACTGAACCGCATCGCCAATCACCTGCTTTGGCTTGGCCCCTTCCTCGCCGATGTCGGTGCCCAGACGCCTTTCTTCTACATCTTCCGTGAGCGGGAGATGATCTACGACCTCTGGGAAGCCGCCACGGGTCAACGCCTGATCAACAACAACTATTTCCGTATCGGTGGTGTGGCCGCCGATCTCCCCTGGGGCTGGCTTGAAAAATGCCGCGATTTCTGCGACTGGTTCGGCCCGAAGATTGATGAATACGAGAAGCTGATCACCAACAACCCGATTTTTCGTCGCCGGATTGAAGGCCTGGGTGTGATCGGCAAAGAGGACGCGATCAACTGGAGCCTGTCAGGGCCGATGCTGCGTGCCTCCGGGGTGCCCTGGGATCTGCGCAAGGTGGATCATTACGAGTGCTACGACGACTTCGACTGGGATGTGGCCTGGGAGAAGGAAGGTGACTGCTTCGCCCGCTATCGGGTGCGGATCGAGGAGATGCGCCAGTCCCTCAAGATCCTGCGCCAAGCCTGCGACATGATTCCCGGTGGCCCGACCGAAAATCTGGAAGCCAAGCGCATGGCGGAAGGCAAGGACAGCGAATTCGCCGGCTTCGACTATCAATACGTGGCCAAGAAAGTCGCCCCCACCTTCAAGATCCCCAACGGCGAGCTCTACACCCGCCTCGAATCAGGCAAGGGTGAGATCGGCGTGTTCCTGCAAGGCAACAACGACGTCACACCCTGGCGCTTCAAGATCCGCGCGGCTGACTCCAACAACCTGCAGATCCTTCCTCACATCCTCAAGGGACACAAAGTGGCCGACATCATGGCGATCCTGGGATCGATCGACGTGATCATGGGGTCGGTGGACCGCTGA